In a single window of the Cucumis sativus cultivar 9930 unplaced genomic scaffold, Cucumber_9930_V3 scaffold99, whole genome shotgun sequence genome:
- the LOC116406418 gene encoding meiotic recombination protein SPO11-1-like isoform X2 yields the protein MEGNRGSLERIEVMRKITELTRSMIVELSNGSSRMIAIDRFKSYCSNSLENWFNLSEGKDVLTLQRESHVRRLDVLLRVLLIIQQLLGENRHSSKRDIYYMHPSIFTDQSVVDRAINDICILLQCSRHNLNVVSVGNGLVMGWLRFSEAGRRFDCLKKPNSAHFIPVQVEEVIGTLSS from the exons ATGGAGGGAAACCGAGGAAGCTTGGAGAGAATTGAAGTAATGAGAAAAATCACAG AGCTAACGAGATCTATGATCGTCGAACTGAGCAATGGAAGCTCCAGGATGATCGCCATCGATCGATTCAAAAGTTACTGCTCCAATTCCCTTGAAAACTG GTTCAATTTATCTGAAGGGAAGGATGTTCTAACACTTCAAAGGGAAAGCCACGTCCGTAGACTAG ATGTCTTGCTTAGAGTTCTACTCATAATTCAGCAGCTTCTGGGAGAAAATAGACATAGCTCAAAGagagatatatattatatgcatCCCTCTATATTTACAG ATCAGTCAGTTGTTGACCGGGCAATCAACGACATCTGCATTCTTTTGCAATGTAGCCGGCATAATCTGAATGTG GTTTCTGTTGGTAATGG GTTGGTGATGGGTTGGTTGAGATTCTCAGAAGCTGGCAGAAGATTTGATTGCTTGAAGAAGCCTAACAGT GCCCACTTTATTCCTGTTCAAGTTGAAGAAGTTATAGGTACGCTGTCTTCCTGA
- the LOC116406418 gene encoding meiotic recombination protein SPO11-1-like isoform X1, with amino-acid sequence MEGNRGSLERIEVMRKITELTRSMIVELSNGSSRMIAIDRFKSYCSNSLENCCCRFNLSEGKDVLTLQRESHVRRLDVLLRVLLIIQQLLGENRHSSKRDIYYMHPSIFTDQSVVDRAINDICILLQCSRHNLNVVSVGNGLVMGWLRFSEAGRRFDCLKKPNSAHFIPVQVEEVIGTLSS; translated from the exons ATGGAGGGAAACCGAGGAAGCTTGGAGAGAATTGAAGTAATGAGAAAAATCACAG AGCTAACGAGATCTATGATCGTCGAACTGAGCAATGGAAGCTCCAGGATGATCGCCATCGATCGATTCAAAAGTTACTGCTCCAATTCCCTTGAAAACTG TTGTTGTAGGTTCAATTTATCTGAAGGGAAGGATGTTCTAACACTTCAAAGGGAAAGCCACGTCCGTAGACTAG ATGTCTTGCTTAGAGTTCTACTCATAATTCAGCAGCTTCTGGGAGAAAATAGACATAGCTCAAAGagagatatatattatatgcatCCCTCTATATTTACAG ATCAGTCAGTTGTTGACCGGGCAATCAACGACATCTGCATTCTTTTGCAATGTAGCCGGCATAATCTGAATGTG GTTTCTGTTGGTAATGG GTTGGTGATGGGTTGGTTGAGATTCTCAGAAGCTGGCAGAAGATTTGATTGCTTGAAGAAGCCTAACAGT GCCCACTTTATTCCTGTTCAAGTTGAAGAAGTTATAGGTACGCTGTCTTCCTGA